Proteins co-encoded in one Pyxidicoccus xibeiensis genomic window:
- a CDS encoding metallophosphoesterase family protein produces the protein MRPAENRAVRDSKVGRADSGGMSLEVADGLAAVRSLAEGELVLWGNAPAFTARATLAGDARSDWLLTVRNAMPDAELVAETEGGEPLAVEPLRNAISTVKSWRVALPAGATAKLTVAPPDWQSREAFRFAALADVQEALPRVGDIYERMNKDETLRFILFSGDLTEGGSREELQEFQERLEATSRIPLYATLGNHETFSKDAEEYTALVGRGSQSFVFRDVRFSVVDSSNGTLDPGVEEQLETWLAASRNGVHIVSMHVPPQDPVGLRGGGFASRGEAAGLVGKMAREGVDLTLYGHIHSYYSFTNAGIPAFISGGGGAIPETFDGVGRHYLAVDVDAAEGLREVSLVRVD, from the coding sequence ATGCGGCCCGCGGAGAACCGCGCGGTGCGCGACTCGAAGGTGGGCCGGGCGGACAGCGGCGGCATGTCGCTGGAGGTGGCGGACGGGCTGGCCGCCGTGCGGAGCCTCGCGGAGGGAGAGCTGGTCCTCTGGGGCAACGCACCGGCGTTCACCGCGCGAGCCACGCTGGCGGGGGACGCGCGCTCCGACTGGCTGCTGACGGTGCGCAACGCCATGCCGGACGCGGAGCTGGTGGCGGAGACGGAGGGTGGCGAGCCGCTCGCGGTGGAGCCGCTGCGCAACGCCATTTCCACCGTGAAGTCCTGGCGCGTGGCGCTGCCCGCGGGAGCCACGGCGAAGCTGACGGTGGCGCCGCCGGACTGGCAGTCGCGCGAGGCGTTCCGCTTCGCCGCGCTGGCGGACGTGCAGGAGGCCCTGCCGCGCGTGGGCGACATCTACGAGCGGATGAACAAGGACGAGACGCTGCGCTTCATCCTCTTCTCCGGAGACCTGACGGAAGGGGGCAGCCGCGAGGAGCTGCAGGAGTTCCAGGAGCGGCTCGAGGCCACGTCGAGGATTCCGCTGTACGCCACGCTGGGCAACCACGAGACCTTCTCGAAGGACGCGGAGGAGTACACGGCGCTGGTGGGCCGGGGCAGCCAGAGCTTCGTCTTCCGGGACGTGCGCTTCTCGGTGGTGGACTCCAGCAACGGCACGCTGGACCCGGGCGTGGAGGAGCAGCTGGAGACGTGGCTGGCGGCGTCGCGCAACGGGGTGCACATCGTGTCCATGCACGTGCCGCCGCAGGACCCGGTGGGCCTGCGGGGCGGAGGCTTCGCCAGCCGGGGTGAGGCGGCGGGACTGGTAGGGAAGATGGCGCGCGAGGGCGTGGACCTGACGCTCTACGGCCACATCCACTCCTACTACTCGTTCACCAACGCGGGCATCCCGGCCTTCATCTCCGGCGGAGGCGGCGCGATTCCGGAGACGTTTGACGGGGTGGGCCGGCACTACCTCGCGGTGGACGTGGACGCGGCGGAGGGGCTGCGCGAGGTGTCGCTGGTTCGCGTGGACTGA
- a CDS encoding protein kinase domain-containing protein encodes MAETSPQQFGKYVLLSKIAAGGMAVTYRARMTGAAGVTKPCVIKQILPHFVDDTDFVEMFISEARLVAGMSHSNIAQVFDFGEVDGQYFIAMELVQGQPLSKVLRRAQKAGMGFFPEPLALHIASKLCDGLDYAHRHVGEDGEVMGLVHRDVSPDNVLISYEGEIKVIDFGIAKATSLVEAKTSPGTLKGKYPYFSPEQAQGRQDLDARTDVYAAGVVLYEMVCGKRPYEGEFVTVLPRIITGDCLPPSAINTMVSAELENVVSHAMAIDRDARYQSAKELSASLVELLYRDNPRFTPALLSELMAFLFAEELTAEGRKVDITPAFKEQLATWQTGYSEPSQGRARPLSSNAQRGSSSGIRSRPGSDGGRPGSDSGRPGSDGGPRRPTTSNPGMRRVTSADGVRRVTNPSMTRSDGGRRPVTSERSAPPVPELPEEPRTDAGVAPIAAPTLAVPRDTPVEVPAAVVEDDGTLPTATRTVPQPPVRGPAGFRTSVDEAREKLAREEAERVARSKEQARTLTISMFGAAVLLLFGGLLYNFVFKADVLPTEAQTTTTLWVTSKPEGAQVKLNGRDLTGRTPLMVEGVIVGDANTLVLTLPGHLAWTRRFTPTSTLVEPVNAELKPLAEGQAAAPVALQPVVATPPDAGVPAVAVVTPDGGAAVVADSAAPAEDGGTEVKPEDALRTMNEVDYPTRVLVLRPMYNAAPIPEYTTASIDLNPGASYSVWTQGSASLSEGRGTASGTLAYFVEGDVSADASFGLLSASMRTIKGAKRLHVFALDDSGPEDNSGTIRVVIRQSAYVPPRYLSFDAKQHAVQLKPEHQVALRGLNPRSTYLFTVRDDFAELRSSGNGRVRQVLCVERGPEGASARSTHRVLETGKRYQVTGAEDLRCTFPDSKVTDNQGAIEVDVVDVTVMSRKQRAEALKGSRRSER; translated from the coding sequence GTGGCGGAAACCAGCCCCCAGCAATTCGGCAAATACGTCCTGCTTTCGAAGATTGCCGCGGGCGGTATGGCGGTCACCTACCGAGCCCGGATGACGGGGGCGGCGGGCGTCACGAAGCCGTGCGTCATCAAGCAGATCCTCCCCCACTTCGTCGACGACACCGACTTCGTGGAGATGTTCATCAGCGAGGCGCGGCTGGTGGCGGGGATGAGCCACAGCAACATCGCCCAGGTCTTCGACTTCGGCGAGGTGGACGGGCAGTACTTCATCGCCATGGAGCTGGTGCAGGGCCAGCCCCTGTCCAAGGTGCTGCGCCGTGCGCAGAAGGCCGGCATGGGCTTCTTCCCGGAGCCCCTGGCCCTGCACATCGCCAGCAAGCTGTGTGACGGGCTGGACTACGCGCACCGCCACGTGGGCGAGGACGGCGAGGTGATGGGCCTCGTCCACCGCGACGTGTCCCCGGACAACGTCCTCATCTCGTATGAGGGCGAAATCAAGGTCATCGACTTTGGCATCGCCAAGGCCACCAGCCTGGTGGAGGCGAAGACGTCTCCCGGCACCCTCAAGGGCAAGTACCCGTACTTCTCCCCGGAGCAGGCGCAGGGCCGGCAGGACCTCGACGCGCGCACGGACGTGTACGCCGCCGGCGTCGTCCTCTACGAGATGGTGTGCGGCAAGCGCCCCTACGAGGGTGAGTTCGTCACGGTGCTGCCCCGCATCATCACCGGCGACTGCCTGCCACCGTCCGCCATCAACACCATGGTCAGCGCGGAGCTGGAGAACGTCGTCTCCCACGCGATGGCCATCGACCGCGACGCGCGCTACCAGTCCGCGAAGGAGCTGAGCGCGTCGCTGGTGGAGTTGCTCTACCGCGACAACCCGCGCTTCACGCCCGCGCTGCTGTCGGAGCTGATGGCCTTCCTCTTCGCCGAGGAGCTCACGGCCGAGGGCCGCAAGGTCGACATCACGCCCGCCTTCAAGGAGCAGCTGGCCACCTGGCAGACGGGCTACTCGGAGCCGTCGCAGGGCCGCGCACGGCCGCTCTCCAGCAACGCGCAGCGGGGCTCCAGCTCTGGCATCCGCTCCAGGCCGGGCAGCGACGGCGGCCGGCCCGGCAGTGACAGTGGCAGGCCCGGCAGCGACGGCGGCCCGCGCCGGCCCACCACCAGCAACCCGGGCATGCGCCGCGTGACGAGCGCCGACGGGGTGCGCCGCGTGACGAACCCCAGCATGACGCGTTCGGACGGCGGGCGCCGGCCCGTCACGTCCGAGCGCTCCGCCCCGCCCGTGCCGGAGCTGCCCGAGGAGCCGCGCACCGACGCGGGCGTCGCGCCCATCGCGGCGCCCACGCTGGCCGTGCCGCGCGACACCCCGGTGGAGGTGCCCGCCGCCGTCGTCGAGGACGACGGGACGCTGCCGACGGCGACGCGCACCGTGCCGCAGCCTCCGGTGCGCGGGCCCGCCGGGTTCCGCACCTCCGTCGACGAGGCCCGCGAGAAGCTGGCGCGCGAGGAGGCCGAGCGCGTCGCGCGGAGCAAGGAGCAGGCGCGCACCCTGACGATTTCCATGTTCGGCGCCGCCGTCCTCCTGCTCTTCGGCGGCCTGCTCTACAACTTCGTCTTCAAGGCGGACGTGCTGCCCACCGAGGCGCAGACCACCACCACGCTGTGGGTGACCTCGAAGCCCGAGGGCGCCCAGGTGAAGCTCAATGGCCGGGACCTCACCGGCCGCACGCCCCTGATGGTCGAGGGCGTCATCGTCGGCGACGCCAACACGCTGGTGCTCACCCTGCCCGGCCACCTGGCCTGGACGCGGCGCTTCACCCCCACCTCCACCCTGGTGGAGCCGGTGAACGCGGAGCTGAAGCCGCTCGCGGAGGGGCAGGCGGCCGCGCCCGTCGCGCTGCAGCCCGTCGTGGCCACGCCCCCGGACGCCGGAGTCCCGGCCGTGGCCGTCGTGACGCCCGATGGCGGCGCCGCGGTGGTGGCCGACAGCGCGGCCCCGGCGGAGGACGGCGGCACGGAGGTGAAGCCGGAGGATGCGCTGCGCACCATGAACGAGGTGGACTACCCCACGCGCGTGCTGGTGCTGCGGCCCATGTACAACGCCGCCCCCATCCCCGAGTACACCACCGCCAGCATCGACCTGAACCCGGGTGCGTCCTACTCGGTGTGGACGCAGGGCAGCGCCTCGCTCTCCGAGGGCCGGGGCACGGCGTCCGGGACGCTGGCGTACTTCGTGGAGGGCGACGTGTCCGCGGACGCGAGCTTCGGCCTGCTCAGCGCGTCCATGCGCACCATCAAGGGCGCGAAGCGGCTGCACGTGTTCGCGCTGGACGACAGCGGGCCGGAGGACAACAGCGGCACCATCCGCGTCGTCATCCGCCAGTCCGCGTACGTGCCGCCGCGATACCTCTCCTTCGATGCGAAGCAGCATGCGGTGCAGCTCAAGCCGGAGCACCAGGTGGCGCTGCGCGGCCTCAACCCGCGCTCCACCTACCTCTTCACCGTGCGCGACGACTTCGCGGAGCTGCGCTCCAGCGGCAATGGCCGGGTGCGCCAGGTGCTGTGCGTGGAGCGAGGCCCGGAAGGCGCCTCCGCGCGCTCCACCCACCGCGTCCTGGAGACGGGCAAGCGCTACCAGGTCACCGGCGCCGAGGACCTGCGCTGCACCTTCCCGGACAGCAAGGTCACCGACAACCAGGGCGCCATCGAGGTGGACGTCGTGGACGTGACGGTGATGTCCCGCAAGCAGCGCGCCGAGGCGCTCAAGGGCTCGCGCCGCTCCGAGCGCTAG
- a CDS encoding FMN-binding negative transcriptional regulator, giving the protein MYTPRHFQEQDPERLVALMRQHSFATLVTVGEDGAPFATHLPFLVERDATGAIRLRAHMARPNPQWHAFAAERDVLVLFQGPHAYVSPTWYTPGPPQVPTWNYAAVHAYGRAHVLESPDEVLRLLGDSAETYEAGNPQPWRPDSVAEYVRKLMAGIVAFEVRVSRLEGKLKLSQNKGEEDRRRVIAGLERSAFPGDREVAALMRAREEEPAGG; this is encoded by the coding sequence ATGTACACGCCTCGGCACTTCCAGGAGCAGGACCCGGAGCGCCTCGTCGCGCTCATGCGGCAGCACAGCTTCGCCACGCTGGTGACGGTGGGCGAGGACGGCGCGCCCTTCGCCACGCACCTGCCCTTCCTCGTCGAGCGGGACGCCACGGGCGCCATCCGCCTGCGCGCGCACATGGCGCGGCCGAATCCCCAGTGGCACGCCTTCGCGGCGGAGCGGGACGTGCTCGTCCTCTTCCAGGGGCCGCATGCGTACGTGTCGCCCACCTGGTACACGCCGGGCCCGCCGCAGGTGCCCACGTGGAACTATGCCGCCGTGCATGCCTACGGCCGCGCGCACGTCCTGGAGTCCCCGGACGAGGTGCTGCGCCTGCTCGGCGACAGTGCCGAGACCTACGAGGCGGGCAACCCCCAGCCCTGGCGCCCCGACTCGGTTGCGGAGTACGTGCGCAAGCTGATGGCGGGCATTGTCGCGTTCGAGGTCCGTGTCTCCCGGCTGGAGGGCAAGCTCAAGCTCAGCCAGAACAAGGGCGAGGAGGACCGGCGGCGCGTCATCGCCGGGCTGGAGCGCAGCGCCTTCCCGGGAGACCGGGAGGTGGCGGCGCTGATGCGCGCACGCGAGGAGGAGCCCGCGGGCGGCTGA
- a CDS encoding VWA domain-containing protein, protein MKTVFQRVFPRAAMGVACAAALTSGVASADEHVLVLLDRTGSMSLESVPGKTRFQVAKERINAFLDIVPPVATRYSFWTFEGTGYVPVFSFAQNKTAAEVKAAVNAAVLGGNTPLAHSVCAAVDELINFLPNQFHSKRIYLATDGEENATLTTDQCYGPNSATAYPTLATNSWQWKVRNKACTGNANTPGPCSAGIPPAGLTLIVDIDHLYDFVSFQAGAVTEDGETPRDSFAAAASLNNDATFFGGLSNETRGRYAGITPSTPPNQATPVPGDATGDGCVNVTDRSAVLSQFGQTVPAGTPTDFNRDRIVNIYDHNTVLQNYGRGCTSAK, encoded by the coding sequence ATGAAGACTGTGTTTCAGCGAGTATTTCCTCGGGCGGCGATGGGCGTGGCGTGCGCGGCGGCACTGACCTCCGGGGTGGCGAGCGCGGATGAGCACGTGCTCGTCCTGCTCGACAGGACCGGCAGCATGTCGCTCGAGTCCGTGCCCGGGAAGACGCGCTTCCAGGTCGCCAAGGAGCGCATCAACGCCTTCCTGGACATCGTTCCGCCGGTGGCCACGAGGTATTCCTTCTGGACCTTCGAGGGCACGGGCTACGTCCCGGTCTTCTCCTTCGCCCAGAACAAGACGGCGGCGGAGGTGAAGGCGGCGGTGAACGCGGCCGTCCTGGGTGGCAACACGCCGCTGGCCCACTCGGTGTGCGCCGCGGTGGACGAGCTCATCAACTTCCTGCCCAACCAGTTCCACTCCAAGCGCATCTACCTGGCGACGGACGGCGAGGAGAACGCCACGCTGACCACCGACCAGTGCTACGGCCCCAACAGCGCGACGGCCTACCCCACGCTGGCGACGAACAGCTGGCAGTGGAAGGTGCGCAACAAGGCGTGCACCGGCAATGCGAATACCCCGGGGCCCTGCTCCGCCGGCATCCCCCCCGCGGGGCTGACGCTCATCGTGGACATCGACCACCTCTATGACTTCGTCTCGTTCCAGGCCGGCGCCGTCACCGAGGACGGGGAGACGCCCCGCGACAGCTTCGCCGCAGCCGCGTCGCTGAACAACGACGCCACGTTCTTCGGCGGGCTGAGCAACGAGACGCGCGGCCGCTACGCGGGCATCACCCCGTCGACGCCGCCCAACCAGGCCACCCCGGTGCCGGGTGACGCCACCGGCGACGGCTGCGTCAACGTGACGGACCGCTCCGCCGTGCTCTCGCAGTTCGGCCAGACGGTGCCCGCCGGCACGCCGACGGACTTCAACCGCGACCGCATCGTGAACATCTACGACCACAACACGGTGCTCCAGAACTACGGCCGCGGCTGCACGAGCGCGAAGTAG
- a CDS encoding DUF1986 domain-containing protein translates to MKTESLQASRSGLGAGGVLLCLALVVPQSGCVPSEVEEAGDGALEPVASVESDIIGGTVADVGEYPWQAQLAVPGYSHYCGGSLIDSDWVLTAAHCVTGLSAGSFTVRLGAHRRSAPDSYVQTRSVRRVVRHPSYNSGSLENDVALLELTTPVTFTPRVQPIALRETDAAVGATARVSGWGNTSPGSGSSDYLMETLLPVQDTTTCNNAGTLPLTVRDSMVCAGYLNGTSGGCHGDSGGPLVVESGRFSGGWEQIGIVSWGVGGSCSSYTVFSRVSRFVTWIRGYTGAVTVFGDVNADGCVNDTDLNQVTAAFGQTVPPADPALDLTRDGVINIQDRLIVLQNYGQGCP, encoded by the coding sequence ATGAAGACGGAGTCCTTGCAAGCGAGCAGGTCGGGCCTGGGGGCCGGGGGCGTGCTGCTGTGTCTGGCCCTGGTGGTGCCGCAGTCGGGCTGTGTGCCGTCCGAGGTCGAGGAGGCCGGGGACGGGGCCCTGGAGCCCGTGGCGTCCGTGGAGTCGGACATCATCGGCGGCACCGTGGCCGACGTGGGGGAGTACCCGTGGCAGGCGCAGCTCGCCGTGCCGGGGTACTCGCACTATTGCGGGGGCTCGCTCATCGACAGCGACTGGGTGCTCACCGCGGCCCACTGCGTGACGGGGCTGAGCGCGGGCAGCTTCACCGTCCGCCTGGGCGCGCACCGGCGGTCCGCCCCGGACAGCTACGTGCAGACGCGCAGCGTCCGCCGCGTCGTGAGGCACCCGTCCTACAACAGCGGGTCGCTGGAGAACGACGTCGCGCTGCTCGAGCTGACCACGCCCGTGACGTTCACCCCGCGCGTGCAGCCCATTGCCCTGCGGGAGACGGACGCCGCGGTGGGCGCCACCGCGCGGGTGAGCGGCTGGGGCAACACCTCGCCGGGGAGCGGCTCCTCGGACTACCTGATGGAGACGCTGCTGCCGGTGCAGGACACCACCACGTGCAACAACGCGGGGACGCTGCCGCTGACGGTGCGCGACAGCATGGTGTGCGCGGGCTACCTCAACGGCACGTCCGGCGGCTGCCACGGTGACAGCGGCGGGCCGCTCGTGGTGGAGAGCGGCCGGTTCAGCGGCGGCTGGGAGCAGATTGGCATCGTCAGCTGGGGCGTGGGCGGCAGCTGCAGCAGCTACACCGTCTTCTCTCGCGTGAGCCGGTTCGTGACGTGGATTCGCGGCTACACCGGCGCCGTCACCGTGTTCGGCGACGTCAACGCGGATGGCTGTGTGAACGACACGGACCTGAACCAGGTCACCGCGGCCTTCGGTCAGACGGTGCCTCCCGCGGACCCCGCGCTCGACCTGACGCGCGACGGCGTCATCAACATCCAGGACCGCCTCATCGTCCTCCAGAACTACGGGCAGGGTTGCCCGTAG